A part of Desulfobacter sp. genomic DNA contains:
- a CDS encoding DUF364 domain-containing protein, with protein sequence MKFIEHVAEKARETGGDERVKAVYIGLSYCYAELENGSSGLAFVFREGQKGGCTVNLPKRPLAGSEAGELLDFAGKGNLANSVCLAVANAVMAPLAKPDTTGDILDHIELTPGTRVGMVGHFGPLAPVIRKKGAELTVFDMHPEPLSGILPPDKIPDLMPDCDAALITATSIINETIDDILPHAAGCRHIAVLGPSTPLAAVCYEGTPVSCAAGVIVRDREGMIRAIAEAGGTKVFISYTDKVNVNFQAA encoded by the coding sequence ATGAAATTTATTGAACATGTTGCAGAAAAAGCAAGGGAGACCGGCGGTGATGAGAGGGTGAAGGCGGTTTATATCGGACTCTCCTATTGCTATGCTGAACTTGAAAACGGAAGCTCCGGCCTGGCTTTTGTTTTCAGGGAGGGGCAGAAGGGCGGGTGCACAGTCAATCTTCCCAAGCGCCCGCTGGCTGGATCTGAGGCAGGTGAACTGCTTGATTTCGCAGGAAAGGGAAATCTTGCCAATTCCGTCTGCCTGGCCGTTGCCAATGCCGTTATGGCGCCCCTGGCAAAACCGGATACCACAGGGGATATCCTGGATCATATTGAATTGACGCCCGGCACCCGTGTGGGCATGGTCGGCCATTTCGGCCCCCTGGCACCGGTCATCCGGAAAAAGGGGGCGGAACTGACCGTATTTGACATGCATCCCGAGCCTTTGTCCGGCATCCTGCCGCCGGATAAAATTCCTGATCTGATGCCGGACTGCGATGCGGCGCTGATTACCGCCACTTCCATTATCAATGAAACCATTGATGATATCCTGCCCCATGCGGCCGGCTGCCGCCATATTGCTGTTTTGGGCCCCTCCACCCCTTTGGCTGCGGTCTGCTACGAGGGGACGCCGGTTTCCTGCGCCGCCGGTGTCATTGTCCGGGACAGGGAGGGAATGATCCGCGCCATTGCAGAGGCCGGCGGAACGAAGGTCTTCATTTCCTATACCGATAAGGTGAATGTGAATTTTCAGGCAGCATAA
- a CDS encoding ATP-binding cassette domain-containing protein → MKIKNCKTEGISIPRFEAGPGQAWCIFGANRSGIDAFFRILAGEAAADDLGPDTDIVRPANCGVFSFAGQQALFETELKKDDTDFMDRLDPGTPARKFLNRPETHQDLIRAFAMDHVMDHGFRQLSTGQSRKLMLLARITRGADCLVIQAPYEGLDRAGCRELDLALGLCRDRGIRIIITVHNPGDIPLWATHIAVVDKGRLALAGARNRVMDKIAAIEGTADFKAGIRDLEGKKSKEEKAELVRLENGTAGYQGRIVFTGVNLDIRTGDHTLISGPNGCGKSTLLQVITGDHPACYRNRLWIFGTRRGTGESIWDLKKKMGIVSADLHRNYIVPGSVLDCVLSGLYDSIGLYTAPTEEDRKKALAWLDRISLSHKAGTPLRTLSYADQRLVLIARALIKLPPLLILDEPTQGLDQANREALLDFLEAVAGERLSTILYVSHREDEYRNFFATHLKLDRPGRQADQA, encoded by the coding sequence ATGAAAATTAAAAACTGCAAAACGGAGGGCATTTCCATCCCACGCTTTGAGGCCGGGCCGGGCCAGGCCTGGTGCATCTTCGGCGCCAACCGGTCGGGCATAGACGCCTTTTTCAGGATTCTGGCAGGTGAAGCGGCCGCCGATGATCTTGGCCCGGACACGGATATTGTACGGCCGGCCAACTGCGGGGTATTTTCCTTTGCTGGCCAGCAGGCCCTGTTTGAAACGGAACTGAAAAAAGACGATACGGATTTCATGGACCGGCTGGATCCGGGCACCCCGGCCCGAAAATTCCTGAACCGCCCCGAAACCCACCAGGACCTCATCCGGGCCTTTGCCATGGACCATGTGATGGACCATGGGTTCCGCCAGCTGTCCACGGGCCAGTCCAGAAAACTCATGCTCCTGGCCAGGATCACCCGGGGGGCGGACTGTTTGGTCATCCAGGCCCCCTACGAAGGACTGGACAGGGCCGGGTGCCGGGAACTGGACCTGGCCCTGGGTCTGTGCCGGGACAGGGGCATCCGTATTATAATCACCGTGCACAACCCCGGGGATATCCCGTTATGGGCCACCCACATCGCCGTGGTGGACAAGGGACGCCTGGCTCTGGCCGGGGCCAGAAACAGGGTAATGGATAAAATAGCCGCCATTGAGGGAACGGCGGATTTCAAAGCCGGTATCCGGGACTTGGAGGGAAAAAAGTCAAAAGAAGAAAAAGCCGAATTGGTTCGCCTGGAAAACGGGACGGCCGGATACCAGGGCCGAATTGTCTTCACGGGTGTCAACCTCGATATCCGCACCGGAGACCACACCCTCATATCCGGCCCCAACGGCTGCGGGAAATCCACCCTGCTCCAGGTCATTACCGGGGACCACCCGGCCTGCTACCGGAACCGACTGTGGATATTCGGCACCCGGCGGGGCACCGGGGAATCCATCTGGGATCTTAAAAAGAAGATGGGCATTGTCAGCGCCGACCTTCACCGGAATTATATCGTACCGGGTTCCGTGCTGGACTGCGTTCTCTCGGGGCTGTACGATTCCATCGGCCTCTACACCGCCCCCACCGAAGAAGACCGGAAAAAGGCGCTGGCCTGGCTGGACCGGATCAGCCTCTCCCACAAGGCCGGCACCCCCCTGCGCACCCTCTCCTATGCGGACCAGCGGCTGGTGCTCATTGCCAGGGCATTGATCAAGCTCCCCCCCCTGCTCATCCTTGACGAGCCCACCCAGGGTCTGGACCAGGCCAACAGGGAGGCCCTTCTGGATTTTCTGGAAGCGGTGGCCGGGGAGCGCCTGAGCACCATTCTCTACGTCAGCCACCGGGAAGACGAATACAGAAATTTTTTTGCCACCCACCTCAAGCTGGACCGGCCTGGGCGCCAGGCCGATCAGGCCTGA
- a CDS encoding HAMP domain-containing histidine kinase codes for MMKFYHSIRFRVVAGTLLFCTLLIIINGVITFFMAGQAIGRLMDNLLETELNYFLYQYEQDKSSPLPHSKYITAFKGIDQVPERIRPKIENLPPGVHTVEVRNNRPPAHVGVIELPDTKERYYLRFHARDFFRENEFMKPGEVLMISLGLLLVPGLIIGVIGSRVLFRPVSELMEKIRCLNPENIPGQWEGSHKAGEVGMLTRTIESAMSRIREFIRREKQFTRDASHELRTPLTIAKGAVEIMEGQPEVATNPKLEKPLNRIRGAIRDMETTIETFLWLAREEHQSGESARVADAVHKAVENSQYLIESKPVSVAVDIRHNTRLPVKEEILYITVVNLVRNAFQFTPEGAVTIRAEKNSLAVTDTGTGIAPEQMDTVTRSHIKGEESRGFGLGLSIVSRLCSRFGWELDIRSRPGEGTRVTINWGDESQA; via the coding sequence ATGATGAAATTTTACCACAGCATCCGGTTCAGGGTCGTGGCGGGCACACTATTGTTCTGCACCCTCCTGATCATTATTAACGGGGTCATCACCTTCTTCATGGCCGGCCAGGCCATCGGCCGGCTCATGGATAACCTGCTGGAAACGGAACTCAATTATTTTCTTTACCAGTACGAACAGGATAAAAGTTCCCCCCTGCCCCATTCAAAGTATATCACTGCGTTTAAGGGCATTGACCAGGTCCCGGAACGGATCCGGCCGAAGATCGAAAACCTGCCTCCGGGGGTGCATACGGTGGAGGTCCGGAACAACAGGCCCCCTGCCCATGTGGGGGTGATTGAACTCCCCGATACCAAGGAGCGGTATTACCTGAGGTTCCATGCCAGGGATTTTTTCAGGGAAAATGAATTTATGAAACCCGGGGAGGTCCTGATGATTTCACTGGGGCTGCTGCTGGTCCCGGGGCTGATCATCGGGGTCATCGGATCCCGGGTCCTCTTCCGGCCGGTGAGCGAGCTCATGGAAAAAATCCGGTGCCTGAACCCGGAGAATATCCCGGGCCAATGGGAAGGGAGTCACAAGGCAGGGGAGGTGGGCATGCTCACCCGGACCATTGAATCGGCCATGAGCCGTATCCGGGAATTTATCCGCAGGGAAAAACAATTTACCCGGGATGCCAGCCATGAACTGAGAACCCCCCTGACCATTGCCAAGGGGGCGGTGGAGATCATGGAGGGCCAGCCGGAGGTGGCCACCAATCCCAAGCTGGAAAAACCCCTTAACAGAATCCGGGGGGCGATCCGGGATATGGAGACGACCATAGAAACTTTTCTCTGGCTGGCCCGGGAGGAACACCAGTCCGGAGAGTCGGCCCGGGTGGCCGATGCCGTTCACAAGGCCGTGGAGAACAGCCAATACCTGATTGAATCCAAGCCGGTTTCGGTGGCGGTGGATATCCGGCATAATACCCGCCTGCCGGTCAAGGAGGAGATCCTCTATATCACCGTGGTCAACCTGGTGCGCAATGCCTTTCAGTTTACCCCGGAGGGGGCGGTCACCATCCGGGCGGAGAAAAATTCTCTGGCCGTCACCGATACGGGTACGGGTATTGCCCCGGAACAGATGGACACCGTGACCCGGTCCCACATCAAGGGAGAGGAGAGCCGGGGATTCGGGCTGGGGCTCAGCATTGTCTCCAGGCTGTGCAGCCGGTTCGGCTGGGAACTCGATATCCGGTCCCGGCCCGGGGAGGGCACCCGGGTGACCATCAATTGGGGAGATGAATCTCAGGCCTGA
- a CDS encoding response regulator transcription factor, with protein sequence MRVLIIEDNPAIVENMSEFLEAKGFILDFAMDGIGGLHLALTHEYEVIVLDLMLPGMDGLTLCRKLRQEGGSRVPVIMLTARDTLDDKLLGFDSGADDYLVKPFALKELEARVRALAKRRAPDARALTVADLSMDLGTFEVTRRGQEIKLNNACITLLKLLMEKSPNLVTRREMEHALWGDMPPGSDVLRSHLYNLRKSIDKPFDSPLIHTVHGMGFQLKPVRE encoded by the coding sequence ATCAGGGTCCTGATTATCGAAGATAACCCGGCCATCGTGGAAAATATGTCTGAGTTTCTGGAGGCCAAGGGCTTTATCCTGGATTTTGCCATGGACGGGATCGGCGGGCTGCACCTGGCATTGACCCATGAGTATGAGGTGATCGTCCTGGACCTGATGCTTCCCGGTATGGACGGGCTGACCCTGTGCAGAAAATTGCGGCAGGAGGGCGGCAGCCGGGTGCCGGTGATCATGCTCACTGCCAGGGACACCCTGGATGACAAATTGCTGGGCTTTGATTCGGGAGCCGACGATTACCTGGTCAAGCCCTTTGCCCTCAAGGAGCTTGAAGCCCGGGTCCGGGCCCTGGCCAAACGGCGGGCCCCGGATGCCAGGGCGCTCACCGTGGCCGATCTGTCCATGGACCTGGGGACCTTTGAGGTGACACGCCGGGGCCAGGAGATCAAATTGAACAATGCCTGCATCACCCTGCTAAAGCTGCTCATGGAGAAAAGCCCCAACCTGGTGACCCGCAGGGAAATGGAACATGCCCTTTGGGGGGACATGCCCCCGGGCAGCGATGTGCTCCGCAGCCATCTTTACAATTTGAGAAAAAGTATCGACAAGCCCTTTGACAGCCCGCTGATTCACACGGTGCACGGCATGGGGTTTCAGCTCAAACCGGTTCGGGAGTAG
- a CDS encoding TolC family protein: MKRFKLYAVIFLFSFCLCGPAQASPAQAGTNAAVIGSSGPNPALGVPPSDPACPLRLTLERAKQTALENSPSLAAAKERVAQAIAAIEQARADYLPTVSLKASRDYTEETALVQAADETQYTAAVSASLVLFQGFYRKYNTLSAVYNEAMDRTALAEARRGLAWSVAQAFFNAQLAMENIRIARSDMAYNTALEKEAAAKERLGTGSYSDVLNYKTRVNTAKASLIAAEQLYKEYLFGLAALMGYEEARLPAGMEIAPLAVDCRAAAANDATLPDSDISNILDNRPDLHGDRLAVQEADARVSRAKSAFFPTVSLSGTYGAGSAGDLGDFDDSDNLGASLGLEVSFDLFSGGADKAAVRNAAAEKRALENELKAAQITAEKEIRTAVSRVEAAMLSLDLQQENARLMETTRDLVHKEYTAGQASLVRMNEAQNNLVASQGDLADAGISLGLALEELDYYTGRIVGD; this comes from the coding sequence ATGAAACGATTCAAATTATATGCTGTAATTTTTCTTTTTTCCTTCTGTTTGTGTGGCCCGGCCCAGGCCAGTCCCGCCCAGGCCGGAACCAATGCTGCTGTCATTGGATCCTCCGGCCCAAACCCAGCCCTTGGCGTCCCGCCGTCCGACCCGGCTTGCCCATTACGCCTGACCCTGGAACGGGCCAAACAAACAGCCCTTGAGAACAGTCCCAGCCTTGCCGCTGCAAAGGAACGGGTGGCCCAGGCCATCGCCGCCATCGAACAGGCCCGGGCCGACTACCTGCCCACGGTGTCCCTCAAGGCGTCCCGGGATTACACCGAGGAAACCGCCCTGGTCCAGGCCGCCGACGAGACCCAGTACACAGCTGCGGTATCCGCTTCCCTGGTCCTGTTCCAGGGTTTTTACCGGAAATACAATACCCTGTCGGCGGTATACAATGAAGCCATGGACCGGACGGCCCTGGCCGAAGCCCGGAGGGGCCTGGCCTGGAGTGTGGCCCAGGCCTTTTTCAATGCCCAGCTGGCCATGGAAAATATCAGGATCGCCCGGTCGGACATGGCTTACAACACGGCTCTTGAAAAGGAGGCCGCCGCCAAGGAGCGCCTGGGCACCGGCTCCTACAGCGATGTGCTGAACTATAAGACCCGGGTCAATACCGCCAAGGCCTCCCTGATCGCGGCGGAACAATTGTATAAGGAGTATCTCTTCGGCCTGGCCGCCCTCATGGGATATGAAGAGGCCCGCCTGCCCGCGGGCATGGAAATCGCGCCGCTGGCCGTGGACTGCAGGGCCGCGGCCGCTAATGACGCCACCCTGCCCGATTCGGATATCTCGAATATCCTGGATAACCGGCCGGACCTCCATGGGGACCGTTTGGCCGTCCAGGAAGCCGATGCCAGGGTAAGCCGTGCCAAATCGGCATTCTTTCCCACGGTATCCCTCTCAGGCACATATGGCGCCGGCAGTGCCGGCGATTTGGGGGATTTCGACGATTCGGACAATCTGGGCGCCTCACTGGGGCTGGAGGTCAGTTTTGACCTTTTTTCCGGAGGGGCGGACAAGGCCGCGGTGCGGAATGCCGCGGCGGAAAAGCGTGCCCTGGAAAATGAGTTGAAAGCGGCCCAAATAACCGCGGAAAAAGAGATCCGTACGGCCGTCTCCAGGGTGGAGGCGGCAATGCTCAGTTTAGATCTCCAGCAGGAGAACGCCCGGCTCATGGAAACCACCCGGGACTTGGTGCACAAGGAGTATACGGCCGGCCAGGCCTCCCTGGTCCGGATGAACGAGGCCCAGAACAATCTTGTGGCTTCCCAGGGCGACCTGGCCGATGCCGGAATTTCCCTGGGTCTTGCCCTGGAAGAGCTGGACTATTATACTGGCCGCATCGTTGGGGATTAA
- a CDS encoding efflux RND transporter permease subunit has translation MGLLTAFARNRVFANLAMCAIMVAGLLAGTVMVREDMPEMDLDTIVISVAYDGADPEEVEEGISRKVEDAIDGLEGVDEYTSTSAEGASTTTVTVTDGYDADRLLDRVRNEVESINSFPEDAERPSVYRPSIQHAVISLGLVSDMDEARLKEWADTVKKELQRLPGVSQVNLSGTRAYEISVEISQDVLRKYNLTLDEVADVIAGDSLNRFGGTLKTTAEDIRLRTMGRKYTGQELGSIKVVSGTNGQTLLLRDLANIKDGFTQNELSIRANGKPAVMLNILAGEEDAIDIADRVIQYREEKNAQLPDGSEIIILSDNTESIRANLDTLYSNAAMGLVFVFILLWLFMDTRISFWAGMGIPVSLLGGLALVHFLGISLNKVTLFGLIMVLGIVADDAIVVGEAIFFHRKNGASPMGAISKGVAEVGLPVLAAVATTMVAFLPLYHIEGVMGKFIVALPTAVICCLLVSLVECLTILPAHLSDLPETGRRKSGQNRLRAMVSGFHKKSIASMDMAAERIYLPLLRMGVRHRYLFVSLCLSFVMACLGLVAGGHIKFNVFPDKAASIVTATVEFPEGTPFETTRAAVARIEAAALTAAQTFDTLSGGALVQHRLATVGQEAGEKMGHSDTASPHVGGVRISLADPGKSGVHSDEFITAWEKACGTIPGARVLEIGASEAGPPGAPVEICLQGNNLDQMGAAAERIKAELRTIEGVSQVFDDNAPGKNELKLRLKPEARYLGVTTEDLAREIQQACYGALALKIQRDNDEVDVYVRLTDAERRSRNTLEELKIKAGGNTWVPLSAVADMAYGPGPAAIVRKDGYRQIKVSANVDTAKIVAGEVISTLEKGVFKEIRAAYPDTAIVLDGDAKRSAESFGSLYLWVPVSIMAMFVIIAAIFRSYIQPFLIMLTIPFGLVGAVVGHLVMGHMLSMLSVFGMVALAGVVVNDAIVLIERVNMNLARGMEFFESVYQGGVRRFRAVMLTSISTVGGLLPLILETSQHAQQLIPMGISLAFGVAFATVLTLVLLPCLMVIINDIRYLFSGGFFNRNIRRNTLEPAFRRNADDGDLSLPAGEIS, from the coding sequence ATGGGACTGCTCACTGCCTTTGCCCGGAACCGGGTGTTTGCCAATCTTGCCATGTGCGCCATCATGGTCGCGGGACTGCTGGCCGGAACGGTCATGGTCCGGGAGGACATGCCCGAGATGGATCTGGATACCATTGTCATCAGCGTGGCCTATGACGGGGCCGACCCCGAAGAGGTGGAAGAGGGCATCTCCCGGAAGGTCGAGGATGCCATAGACGGCCTGGAAGGCGTTGATGAATACACGTCCACCTCGGCTGAAGGGGCGTCTACCACGACGGTGACCGTTACCGACGGATACGATGCCGACCGGCTCCTGGACCGGGTCCGCAATGAGGTGGAAAGCATCAATTCTTTTCCCGAGGACGCGGAACGCCCGTCGGTTTACCGGCCTTCCATCCAGCATGCCGTGATCAGCCTGGGGCTGGTCAGCGATATGGACGAAGCCCGGCTCAAGGAATGGGCAGATACCGTTAAAAAGGAACTCCAGCGCCTGCCCGGGGTCAGCCAGGTCAACCTTTCCGGCACCCGTGCCTATGAAATTTCCGTTGAAATTTCCCAGGATGTCCTTCGCAAGTATAACCTCACCCTGGACGAGGTGGCGGATGTCATCGCCGGGGACAGCCTGAACCGGTTCGGCGGCACCCTGAAGACCACGGCGGAGGATATCCGGCTGCGGACCATGGGCCGGAAATATACGGGCCAGGAACTGGGCAGCATCAAAGTCGTGTCCGGCACCAACGGCCAGACCCTGCTGCTCAGGGACCTGGCCAATATCAAGGACGGGTTTACCCAGAATGAACTGTCCATCCGGGCCAACGGCAAACCCGCGGTGATGCTCAATATCCTTGCCGGCGAGGAAGACGCCATTGATATTGCCGATAGGGTCATTCAATACCGGGAGGAGAAAAATGCACAGCTTCCGGACGGATCCGAGATTATCATCCTGTCGGACAACACCGAAAGCATCCGTGCCAACCTGGATACCCTCTATTCCAATGCGGCCATGGGCCTTGTATTTGTCTTTATTCTGCTCTGGCTGTTCATGGATACCCGGATTTCTTTCTGGGCCGGTATGGGGATTCCCGTATCCCTGCTCGGGGGGCTGGCCCTTGTCCATTTTCTGGGGATTTCCCTGAACAAGGTCACCCTGTTCGGGCTGATCATGGTCCTGGGTATTGTGGCCGATGACGCCATCGTGGTGGGGGAGGCCATATTTTTTCACCGTAAAAACGGGGCCTCCCCCATGGGCGCCATATCAAAGGGCGTGGCCGAGGTGGGACTCCCCGTACTGGCGGCCGTGGCCACCACAATGGTTGCCTTTCTGCCCCTTTACCATATTGAGGGGGTGATGGGAAAGTTCATCGTGGCATTGCCCACGGCAGTGATCTGCTGCCTGCTGGTCTCCCTGGTGGAATGCCTGACCATCCTGCCGGCCCACCTTTCGGACCTGCCGGAAACCGGCCGCCGGAAATCCGGCCAAAACCGCCTGCGGGCAATGGTGTCGGGATTCCACAAAAAGAGTATCGCTTCCATGGATATGGCTGCCGAGAGAATTTATCTGCCCCTGCTGCGCATGGGCGTCAGGCACCGGTACCTTTTTGTCAGCCTCTGCCTTTCATTTGTCATGGCCTGTCTGGGCCTTGTGGCCGGCGGGCATATCAAGTTCAATGTCTTTCCCGACAAGGCGGCCTCCATTGTGACGGCAACGGTGGAATTCCCGGAAGGCACTCCCTTTGAGACCACCCGTGCGGCTGTGGCGCGGATTGAAGCGGCCGCCCTGACGGCGGCTCAAACCTTTGACACACTGTCTGGCGGCGCCCTGGTGCAGCACCGCCTGGCCACGGTGGGCCAGGAAGCCGGTGAAAAAATGGGGCATTCGGACACGGCCTCCCCCCATGTGGGCGGGGTCCGGATCAGCCTGGCCGACCCCGGCAAAAGCGGGGTCCATTCCGATGAATTTATCACGGCCTGGGAAAAGGCCTGCGGCACCATCCCCGGTGCCAGGGTGTTGGAAATCGGGGCATCGGAAGCCGGCCCCCCGGGTGCGCCTGTGGAGATCTGCCTCCAGGGAAACAACCTGGATCAGATGGGGGCGGCCGCCGAACGAATTAAGGCTGAACTTCGCACCATTGAGGGGGTGTCTCAGGTCTTTGACGACAATGCCCCGGGCAAGAATGAATTGAAGCTGCGCCTCAAACCCGAGGCCCGGTACCTGGGTGTCACCACCGAGGACCTGGCCAGGGAAATCCAGCAGGCCTGTTACGGGGCCCTTGCCCTGAAAATCCAGCGGGACAATGACGAGGTGGATGTCTATGTCCGCCTCACCGATGCCGAGCGCCGGAGCCGTAACACCCTGGAAGAGTTGAAGATCAAGGCCGGCGGGAATACCTGGGTCCCCCTGTCGGCGGTGGCGGATATGGCGTACGGGCCCGGCCCGGCCGCCATTGTCCGTAAAGACGGATATCGGCAGATCAAGGTGTCGGCCAATGTGGACACCGCCAAAATCGTGGCCGGTGAAGTGATTTCAACCCTTGAGAAGGGGGTGTTCAAAGAGATCCGGGCCGCCTATCCGGACACGGCCATTGTCCTGGACGGGGATGCCAAGCGGTCGGCGGAATCCTTTGGCAGCCTCTACCTGTGGGTGCCGGTCTCCATCATGGCCATGTTTGTGATTATTGCCGCCATTTTCCGGTCCTATATCCAGCCCTTCCTCATCATGCTCACCATTCCCTTCGGCCTGGTCGGGGCGGTGGTGGGGCACCTGGTCATGGGCCATATGCTTTCCATGCTTTCAGTATTCGGCATGGTGGCCCTGGCCGGGGTGGTGGTCAACGACGCCATCGTCCTCATCGAACGGGTGAACATGAACCTGGCCCGGGGGATGGAATTCTTCGAGTCCGTCTACCAGGGCGGGGTGCGCAGGTTCCGTGCGGTGATGCTCACCTCCATTTCCACGGTGGGGGGGCTGCTGCCCCTGATACTGGAGACCAGCCAGCATGCCCAGCAGCTGATTCCCATGGGCATTTCCCTGGCATTCGGCGTGGCCTTTGCCACGGTGCTGACCCTGGTGCTGCTGCCCTGCCTTATGGTGATCATCAACGATATCCGCTATTTGTTTTCGGGCGGTTTTTTTAACAGGAATATCCGCCGCAATACCCTTGAGCCGGCTTTCCGGCGCAATGCCGATGACGGGGACCTCTCCCTGCCGGCAGGAGAGATCTCATGA